A window of Pedobacter lusitanus contains these coding sequences:
- a CDS encoding metallophosphoesterase family protein, giving the protein MSSRRFFIKSSLTGLALAGIPGAVSALVPVEHAALNNQTGKLKLRFAIASDGHYGQPGTPYKKDHENIVQWLNETHQINPLNFVIINGDLVHDRPELLQEVKKEYYDRLKVPFYAIPGNHDHADTAIWKSVFGYEDNFSFEHNGIGFILANTSNTKGTYIAPDSVFMKRELDKFKDLTTVFVILHIPPYHWVPESPFADSPETINLLHSYPNVKAVFHGHDHSLDAVFYTNKLPHFFDAHFGGNWGTTYRGYRIVEVDETNKITTYQVNASKNPMLNETSF; this is encoded by the coding sequence ATGTCATCAAGAAGGTTTTTTATTAAAAGTAGTTTAACGGGATTGGCACTGGCAGGTATACCCGGAGCTGTTTCTGCACTCGTTCCGGTTGAACATGCAGCATTGAATAATCAGACCGGCAAGCTGAAATTACGTTTTGCGATTGCCTCTGACGGACATTATGGGCAGCCAGGCACTCCTTATAAAAAAGACCATGAAAATATAGTGCAGTGGCTTAATGAAACACATCAGATAAATCCGCTTAACTTTGTGATTATCAATGGTGACCTGGTTCATGACCGGCCGGAATTACTGCAGGAGGTGAAAAAGGAATATTATGATCGGCTAAAGGTTCCTTTTTATGCTATTCCGGGAAATCATGATCATGCAGATACGGCCATCTGGAAGTCTGTATTTGGTTATGAAGATAACTTCTCTTTTGAGCATAATGGTATTGGTTTTATATTGGCCAATACCTCCAATACCAAAGGGACTTATATTGCGCCGGACAGCGTTTTCATGAAAAGAGAGCTGGATAAGTTTAAGGATCTTACAACGGTTTTTGTGATCCTGCATATTCCGCCATATCACTGGGTGCCGGAAAGTCCTTTTGCAGACAGCCCGGAAACCATTAATTTGTTGCATAGTTATCCCAATGTTAAAGCTGTATTTCATGGCCATGACCATAGTCTTGATGCCGTGTTTTATACCAATAAATTACCACATTTCTTTGACGCTCATTTTGGTGGAAACTGGGGTACAACTTATCGGGGATACCGGATTGTAGAAGTCGATGAAACCAATAAAATCACTACTTATCAGGTTAATGCAAGTAAAAATCCAATGCTTAATGAAACTTCGTTTTAA
- a CDS encoding response regulator transcription factor — MKYFTINPPEKLAAYVRFFWVLEGDATLESPYIHRSMADGCAELLFHYQGIFDELIPEKPEEKAFASGLAGQSLLIRRFVIRSNFGIFGAYLYPFAISQLFSIPGSELKNQMIDLKTLLGNQAHELEEKMMLAADHSQRVEIISGFLEKRLAVAKQQPPGIFQTIRYMIQTSEIINIEQLAAHNFLSTRQFERNFKQQAGFSPKLFSRIVRFQHALALYNHNNKSLAEIAYTCGYYDQSHFIQDFKQFSGHKPKEYFFNQAEGTAWRTV, encoded by the coding sequence ATGAAATATTTTACCATAAACCCTCCGGAAAAATTAGCAGCATATGTAAGATTTTTCTGGGTTTTAGAAGGCGACGCCACACTAGAAAGCCCCTATATCCATCGCTCGATGGCAGATGGCTGTGCCGAACTACTTTTTCATTATCAGGGCATTTTTGATGAACTGATCCCTGAAAAACCAGAGGAGAAAGCTTTCGCCTCCGGGCTGGCAGGTCAATCACTACTGATCAGACGTTTTGTAATCCGGAGCAACTTTGGAATATTTGGTGCTTACCTCTACCCTTTTGCAATCTCTCAGCTTTTTTCAATTCCAGGTTCGGAGTTAAAAAATCAGATGATCGACCTGAAAACATTACTTGGAAACCAGGCTCATGAGTTAGAAGAAAAGATGATGCTTGCTGCAGATCATAGCCAGAGAGTAGAAATTATCTCAGGATTTCTTGAAAAAAGATTAGCAGTAGCCAAACAGCAACCTCCGGGGATTTTTCAGACTATCAGATATATGATTCAAACGAGTGAAATTATCAATATAGAACAGCTTGCTGCTCATAATTTTCTATCGACCCGGCAGTTTGAAAGAAATTTCAAACAGCAGGCCGGATTCAGCCCTAAATTATTTTCCAGAATAGTCCGTTTTCAGCATGCACTGGCATTATATAACCATAATAACAAGTCACTGGCAGAAATTGCCTATACCTGCGGATATTACGATCAGTCTCATTTCATTCAGGACTTTAAACAGTTCTCAGGTCATAAACCAAAAGAATACTTCTTTAATCAGGCTGAAGGTACTGCCTGGAGAACGGTCTGA